Genomic DNA from Perca flavescens isolate YP-PL-M2 chromosome 23, PFLA_1.0, whole genome shotgun sequence:
aaaaaaaaaaaaaaaagaagaagaagaaagaaaatttGTATGTAGCACCTGGACTTACTCAATATGGGACAGGATCAATTGTGAGTCAGCTGaactctgttaaaaaaaattaaggtgagaatatgaataaatacattttaaaagcctttttttatattatcaaGCTGTGGAGAACCATAAAGATTCAATCTTCATAGTAGGAATGTCTGAAATATGTTGATACAAACATCAAGGCATTGAAGCACTGCAAACAGTTCCCTCGCCATTTCCAGGTGCAGGGACAATTGGCAAATCTAGATTTAACTAAGTTTCCAAATTTGCATGAAGTCATATAAAAGGTTTAGTGAAGCAGCCCACCGTGTCATAGTGACAATGCTTGCAGATGAAGGCTACACTGGCATTGCCTGGAATATTGGTGCAGCTTTCACACATCAGATTACCAAAGGTCTTGGAGAAGAGAGTGGGAGCAAACACACCTGGGGAAAATATTACAACATGAGGGTCAAGTTTTAGGATTGCGTTAGTGGAggacattttgtttaaaaaggaGTTCTACGTGCAGCTGCCATACATACCTCCTACGGATATGAAAAGCAAAGCAGAGCTCACTCCAGCTGAACGACTGTTAAAACGCTGCTCTTGGTGTTTAATGCCCCCAATGATCATACAGATACCCTGTGCAgttgacaaacacaaacagcaaGAGGTTCATAATCATGTCAGAGTATCATAATGCTGAAGGTTAACTGGTATGTACACATGTTCATCTGTCTTTCTCAGGCACTCACAGGTACGAACAGTATACACCCGAGCAAGGTCCCAGTGAGAGCTGATTTAACCACCTCTTCATAACATTTGGTCTTAGCATTGTGTCCCTGCAGTAGTGCTGTGATGTAGAAGGTCATCTCCGTGATGGAGCCGAATGTTGCATTCACCACCGCTCCCACTGCAAAGTTACTCTGTGCAGAAATGCTGTGGGAATATGCACAGTTACCAATAAGCAACCATTAAATATATTGTGCATCTGAATTCATGAGGAAAATTACACCCCAAGTCTGCACCGTCTCCTTTCATTAACATTCATCTACTGGCCAGAGACAGAAATGCAAAATAGTGGccaggttggatcagtgggtagagcaggcgcacatataccgagaggtttatgcctcgacgtaGAGGTCCAGCGTTCGAATCCGACcggtgacaatttcctgcatgtcatccccctctctcccccctttctcacctagctgtcctgtcaaattaaaaggtggaaaagccctaaaaaaaaaaaattatcttaaaagaaatgcaaaataaaaaaaccttACCTGGCAATACCCATACCAATATAGTAGGATAGAGGAATGATGGAAGCGATGGCTGTGGCAAATTTAGCCTCCGCACTGCAGACATTGTGTTCACGGTCAGTATAACCAATAATGAGAGTGAATAATACCAGGGGAAGCATGTCTGGAAGGAACATAGACTTAAAGAGAACAAACGAATGGACAGTGGACAAACCACTACTGTATTGACCTTTTACATCTGCAGTACACAAACcctttttgaaataaaatcagGATAGGAGATGGCAAACATATATTACTTAAGGATGTATAGATGTCCACAACTCTTATCTTCTACTACTATGACCAGAGAAGACATTGAGACTACTACATTTTTCCCGTCTCCTGCTCTTAACTACGCACACAACTCCACCACAACACTGAGTATACAGGAGACCAGTATTGAAATGCAATCTGATGGTGCCATAGCTGAATCTTACAAGCAAACAAACTTTTCTTACAGGTCCCTTACTTTCATCAAGTTAGATCCAATAAACGAAAAAGGATACTGAGAGCGAAAATGTTGATTCCTTGGACAGTGTATTTGTAGTAATACACATTGAAAGCTTGATAACAGCATAAGATGACTCTGGTCTCACACTCAATTGTCTGCTAAAGATAATATAAAAACACTTACTTCAAGTTACAAATTAATTTATTAGATGTAAACTGTCATTTAACAGATAAGGGCCAGTTTATACAACACtaaagacaaaaaacattttctctgcTTCCCTCTAGTGGTAACATTTCTTTTCATGAACAACATCTAATCCACCAATGGCAATTCTAACAGTGAGCCATTTTCTCTGAAGTCAATTCCCAACATTTCACAGTGTTAGTGGCAGATGCAAACTATGTACAGTACGTGTTATACACCACTTGTTGGTAAACAAAGAAGTATGTTCTTTGTGATTTGGTTAAACTGATCCTTTaagtatcaaaaaaaaaaaaaaaaaaaaaaaaaagtcataggaggACACCAATTAGATTTGCCATTTACACACTGCAACAGTGCCATTTTCACATAAGAACTTCTAGCACTTCAGTTAGCATAGCAAATAAGGCTAGAAAAAGGTCTagtactatctatctatctatctatccatccatccatccatctatcacaCATTCCTTGCCTCGACACCGTTCTCTCAACTAACCactgacattttagaaaatgaacGAGCACCTTTTCCAGCCTGTGAATCTGAATGTCCTCTGGCGCCATGAGGAGGACAATGGTCAGTGTGCGAGCATTCATCTTGGCTACAGGTATAGTGAAGACCAGCAGCCATGAGAGCACACAGGCCAGGGAGTGGACCACAGCCAAGACAGGATAACCCAGCAACAACCAAACACAAGTGCTGACGCGACACtgcagagagcgagagagaaaacaaataactgaaatcattcataatatatagaaatattacTAAATGTTCATTGTGCCAAGTGATTAAGGTCATTCTGACTCTTACCCAGTGCTTTGAAGTTTTTCTAGCTGGTGGTTCTGGGACCTCAATAGGGATTGGGGAAGACATCAGAAGGGGCCTGGAGTCCTTGTCACTTACCCGGTCCTTATGGTTGTCACTGTCCCTCTCTTCAGGAATGACCTCACACTTTGGAGGCTTTGCAACGGATCTCTTAACTACATCCCCGGCCTGAAAATGGCAGCGATAACAACAGGATATGGTGAATAATTACTCGTTGGTAATTTTGCAATGGCACTTAAATATTGGAATAGTATTATACTACATATCAAATTACCTTTTCTATCGACTtcccaaatggccaaaaaaaGTACCATGCCATCTTGAAACAAAGTTTGcctaaacaaaacatttaaaaaaaaaaaaaaaaaaaaagaaattgcatgATATCCACATTTCAGGGGACACTAAAATACTCTCTGGTTTATGGGATACATACCATAAGGGGCACCGAAGATTGTTAGAAACATTACAGGACAAATGATAAAGTAGATTAAAGATATCCACCATCCAAATAAAATTACATAAACTATGTTCCCAAAGGTGACCACTGGGcctgaaagagagaagaaatcCCATATACAGGTTATTGTTCACATAACAATTCCATATTTGTCTGTATCTTAGTCCTATTAAATAGAATTAAAgtgcaaagagagagaaaaaaaaaagacctccTTGAGGCTTAACAATGCTAAGATCAGAGTAGAGCCCTTTGATGATGTCTGATCGGTCTTCAATGGGCTTCTCCGTTACATTGCCCTTCCACTTTCTGaaaccaaactgaaaaaaaggagtgattttaaagtcaaagtatgtcacagaaaacaataaatgtaaatggggGCCAGCCTAcattttgagaaacactgaattTAATAAAACTTGGGAAGCAGTAAGACATCCttttcacagcttttttttttttttttttttttttttttttttttttttaaaatgtgccCAGGCATTTTTAAATTCTTTAttgaataacaataaaaaaaggtgATACTAATGAGGTGCAGGGGAGTGTTTGGAGTGAGCAATCAAGGCCCACCTTGTAGTTGTTGGCTTCCCTTTGGGCCTCCACCTCATTTTCAGCTCTGATTGTGGTCTTTGTGGTGCTTTCATGCCAACTCTCTTCTCCACACCGAGACAGAGAAGATCTGGAGGTGCCGTGTCCTCCTGTGCAGATCAAATCTGTGAGAAAACTCTTCCACATGGCAATATAAGAACATATcacgataataataataataataataataataataataataataataataataataataataattcacaaTAAACAGCAGTGATGCATGCTCTCGCCCTTTCATTTGACCTGTCCTGTCTATCTAAATCATTTTTGTGATATCAAGTAACGCCTCATTCACCTCTGGGGACGGTGAGGAAACATTTGGGTGTGAAGTGACAGAAGTAGTGGGCAGAAGCATCTGGGGAGGGTGTCTCCACTGCGCCTAGCTCTGGATGATGGGGGCCAACACAGAGCCAATCAGTTTGGGACTGTCGTCGTGGAACATGTGGATGCTGTTCAGGATCTCCAGAGTGCTCTGTATAAGGAAATATCATGGAGAAAAGAGCTTTACATACACAAGATTTTGACATGAATGGATTTTTTTGCCAGTTCAGCAGTGACGAATGCATTGCATCACACATTGGTCATTGCATTAGAGGTGTAGCGGTTGATTGAGATCCAGGACCAATGCCTTTCAGCCATGGAAAGTGTGACTAACAAAAACCTCCTGAGAGTCATGCAGTGTCCCCTCTGCCAAGACTGATCACATTATAAATGCATTGCAACACATAGATATTAGAAAACTGTGCTATGATTTGTAATTAAAATTAGAATTAAAAATGAATAGATTCAGTAAGCAACTGGAAGTTGATGAAGCAGACTGCACATTCAGAAATAGCATCTTTCAACGCCACagaaaattgaaattaaatGCCCTTTTTAAAACTACTATGGTATGTGCTGACAACTTTAAGAATACAGCCAGAAGCTAAGGCTTTTGGCTGCATGAAAGTTAGGAACAATAAATGATTGCTCATTTGTCTGCGTAATGAGACAATCCACCAAACTAACATGATGTGAATAAGATGGATAATCTGCATTATGATTGCAAAATTGTGATCATCACAAGGCAATCGCCATAAAAAGTACAGCAAAGAAGCCATGCTTCTGATTTCGGGCACAATCCTCACCTCCACCTGTCCGTAGATGTATACCAAAAGTGACGTTTATACGTTTATAAAGACTTCAAAACAATTCTTCTAGGAAAAAAAGGGAGACTTCTATGGAGTTCGACAGTCAAACAGAAAGTCCTACAGAACGTGTTTTTAGCTCTCAAAGTTTAGTTCAGATTGGAAGGAAGCTTGGCAGCACAGGTGCCTTTGATGAACGCGCAAGTCAAATGTCAAAGAAGCCAAGAAATAAACAGAACACGCAAAGACAAATTATGATAGCCCGAGTTTTTAAAACTCAGGGTGTTGGTGGAATGGAGGTCAGTGCGAAAGCCACAGCAGAAGCAGAGTAGTTTAGTCTTACCTAAATCAGTCGAGGATCTTCTACGCAGGTTCTCCACATCAAATGGCATCAGCGAAGACTTTATGTGTGACATTTTGCCAGTCTATTCCCCAAGTGTCGCTCCTGTCCTGTATCATCTGTGCGTCAAGTGTTCACTCCCTCTTTATGAAGTCTGCCGTGGGGTCATGATTGTTCACCACGGTAGTCTGACGCCCAGCAAAGACAGAGAGGGGCGGGGAGGTGGATGGAGTAGCAGCGATGACTGCAAGATTTTAAATCTTACTATTTCAGTCTTAATGTGCATATGATTTCAATCTATCTTTCTTTATATGACTTTAAATGTTCGTCTTTTTATCTTTAAAGCCACTGTGTGTTGGATTTGAAAATGTGCATGCAACTTTAGCGTCCCCAAGTGGCGGAATTATTAAAGACAGTGTGACACTGCAGACAGCATCAGATTGCATTGCATGCTGTTACTGCTTTTGTAAGTTATGTTTTACAAAAGCAGTTTTACAAAGTAACAATATATaccaataaaatgtaaacttttTGGTTAAACTAATTAAACAAAGTGAGTGAAACGATATGTCATGTCATCTTGATTTCATTAAGAAAAAAGCACAActtggaaaacaacaaaaaaagatttggctgacagaatgtttttttcatttagatGGTGAGACAAGTTTTTGCCGATTCTAGAAAATACCTTCTGAAAAGTGGTAAGCTTAGTTAAATGAGCttctacatttttgaaaaattatTATATGACTGGAATGCATAGGCTATAGTAAAACAGAGGTAGAAACTGGGGCTAGTGCAAATGGccacacaatcacacagaaaAGTGTAGGGTTACTTTTATttacataataaaacaaaaaagtacagCTGCAAAGTGacagtaaactttttttttacacagttgGGAGACAAGCAACACGAGGCCGGCTGGTGGGCCTAAATCTTTTTGACGGCTTTCCAAAACAGAAATTAGGACTTTTCAAagcataaaaagtaaaatacaatTTCCAAAGTAATCTTTTAGTCTCTTTATAGTATTTGAAAATAGTCTTTTTGTGTGGATATCAGCTATGCTTTATTTTGTTGCCAAACTCCCTATGTTGTTGAACCATAGCAGTGTGGAAACTACTAACATAAATAATTCTCAATCAGACATCTCAAATGAATAACCAGACACTTACATTAGACAAACTAATTAGCATCGGCAGAAGAAACGGCTTGTCACAGTCTACTTCAGCATCATTTATCCATACTGAGTGTCAAATGACAATAGGTGACATTTTGGTTACAGCACAAGTACAGTGACAACCTTTTATAGCATAGTAGCATACTCTTCcctttttatttatcatatCAGCAGAATAATCATGTGATTTGATATATAAATCTGTACAAATAATACCCTTATTGGGAACTCTATGAACAACCTATATACAGAACACacatttagagagagagagagacacacacactgaaaaataGAAGCATTTACGGGGAAAAAGTGACTTCTAAGACCACTGCAGTCTAAAATACATCATACAAAAGATTTTCAACTGTactagagagaaaaagaaatgcatacgAAGCTCAGTTTAGACTGAACATGTACAACAGATTAACACAAGTAGAAatactgcttttaaaaaaaaactgaagtagAAGCAAAATATAAGCTAATGGACGGTTTATTGCACCAGGCAACAGAGCGTATGCAAATAATTAGTATGTATTCTAGCTCAATAACTTTTAATATACTCACTGATTAAGGAGTAACTTGAAACACCGCTTGAACTTGTTTTTCATCATCTGCTGCAGTGTTGTACAAGTGTACTTTAGGGCTTGgtgacatcactgttgggtGTGGTTATAGGTATGATGGAGCACACTTCTGACCACACCATCAGTGATGCTGGGTGAGGGCAGAAGTGAATGAGGCTTTAACCAGAGAGGGCAGCAAAACACTGCTTTTCAGCCTGGTTTGaatttattctttaacaaaagCATGTCACTATTACTTGCATATGTCAATCAAATGAAGAAAAGTAAGGACAGTATAATAATTTGGTTTAttctgtttgtgtctgaagTAAATTATCACAATGTGAAGCTGTGAGACCAAGCACCTGGTGCGTTCAAAATTAGTCAACTTATACAACTGTAATCATTTCTTTTAGTACATCCTGGTTTCTGTGTAAATCCCAGTGTGCCCAGATTCTTAAAAGAAACCTCTCGAAGTCTGGAGCACTTAGCAATCACTTCTGTGATATCAGTATTAATAGGGCAAGGGAGATAATGGTTAGTACCTCAATTTAACTGTACATAAACACAAATCATTAATTGCTAAATAGCGATGGGaagagagaaatggagtttaacaaacatttaaatataacACAAAAGATGACCTGGGTTAAACAGTATTTGCAAGTAGCCCGtagcattttcattttaaccTGTATGGTCTTCTGTATGAGTCAAATTTTACTGCCCTACTGGGgcagtaaaaataataatacacaaGCGGTCACTCAAAGATTGAGAATAGACTTTCAAAAGTTTTATCGACTGCCTTCATCTTCAAATTTCCTTACTGGTAATTTCAAAGACAAGTTGACTGTGTCAATTAACAATTCATCCGTGATACCTTGACTCACCCTGCAACATTAAGAGTTGAATGTTGTCATAAACAGGGCTAGGCTGATACTAGCTGATGAATTCTTATGGCTTAAAAATAATATCTGTTTCAAGCCACATAAAGTTTAGCTGCCTCATTTCTCTTGTCATCATGGAGTTGCCTTTGAAATTGTATTGGACACAgagtataaaaaaatatttttttcattaactATTCACAACATTTTTACTTTATCcctttgttttttcaaaataaaaaataaaattaactgAACAGCTTAGTTCCATCTTGACCTCTGGGCATTGGGAATTAGGTGCACTTTAGTAAGAATTTTCAAAGCAtccagcactttttttttttttttgtggtcgGTGAACCACAAAGCAATATATTGGAGCTATTGCTCTTAGAAGTCAGAGTCAGCATCCATAAGTTCTGCTTCCATTAAATTGGTCCGGGAGTGAATGGGTCCGTAGCCGGCCCTTCGGCCTGCCGGTCCCCGAGCCACGTGGGCGAGATCCATCTCCCCGGGGTAGCAGGAAGATCCCCTGGGCTGCCAAGTGGAGGCAGAGGGGGGGCAGCGTGGGCCGATACCAAGATCCTCTGGGCGGTCATTGAAGGTTAGAGGGTTAGAGAGCAGGCTGCGGCCATAACTGTCCCGACTGCTCTGGTAGGGCTGGTAGGTACACCTCTCCTCACAGGACAGGGAGGGTTGGAAATCTGGGTAGGACCCTGGCAAGACTTCCTCCTCCAGCTtctgctgctgcctctgctgTTCGCGCAGATTAGCGACCAGACTGGGGTGGCATGGCAGTTTGGGCAGACGAGGCACTGAGCTGCGACCAAACTCACGCTGGCGATTAGCCTGGTGTTCCACTGCCTCCTCCACTGGACGCACCtcctttttcctcttcctcttcttctttttcctctttatcATCTCTGGTGAAATCTCAGCCTCCACCATCCACAGCCTGTTCCTCTCCTCTGGAGGTGGCACTGTGaagaaataacagaaaataagTTGGTGATTGACAGCACTCTGGAAAAGAAAATGGGGGCGGAAAGGATTGATGAGTGTAATGCCAGAGTCATGGCCTCCAGCTCTCACCTGGAGTACCAGTAGGAGTAACAGAGATGTCCTGAGGCAGGATGGCACCTCGCCGGGCCACCATCTTAGTCACATGCTGCGCCCAAGCTGATGACACGTCGTTTGATGGctcatttatttcaaaattgaTTCCAGCTAtgaatgaaaaaagacaaaccACAAACTCTCCATTTAGAGACAACTGAAGGGCAGCTTTAAACCCAACATACACTTAATGGCTCCCCCGCAGTGCCTCTATAGCCCCGAACAGCTCCAAGCTAAACAAGCATGGCAGCCACAGCAGCCTCACAGCTTACATGAGCAGAATAATGTGTCATGCAGTTCTTAGCTACAGACATAACAGTTGCCACTGTCTGTGTAGCCTCTATGCCACAAAAAAGCAAATGGAAAATCTTTTAAGGCCAAATTCGAAAGAAAATAACACATTGTGGATTTTTACATCAGCACACATGGTGCCATTTTTGACAATATATTACACACCAAAGCCAGGTGATGTGGTTACCCccaaatttatatttatatatatatatatatatatatatatgcatgctgAAGTTCAGCCAAACTATATCACAATATAATGGAcatgagtggcattttgtttgtggtgctcacagcattgaaaaactacatttcaaaatgtatctaTTAGAAACAATGCCCCAATTAGAACTGCTTTGTACCAAAGAAATAGTCCCAACTTTGAAACTTATGATATCTACATGGCTAGATACTTCTTGGGATAAGTGAGAagctgtctttttgtattttgggTGAAGAAACCCTTTACTATAGGGGGTGAAACAGGGAGCTTCCTATGAATAATATGCATATAATAACTATACTAACATGAGGTATGATCCACACTATAAACTGTTTCAATCTTCACCCCAAATAGTGGACAATATAGCAAACCTTCATTCAAACGTAAGTCAGTCTAATGTATCCTAAAATATCAGTTTAAGCATACTCAGAATGGCTCCACTGATATACTGAATAAACTGAATCCTCACCCACTGGTCCATCGTGGGACACGGTGTGCATGCTGAAGGACAGCTCCTTTTCTGGGTCCTTGTGAAGCTCCTTCCTCAGTGCAAATGCCTTGGCAATCATCTTGCTCTTCTTGATCCTCTTGGGTTCATTGTCACTACGACCAATAATTCTGACACAAGAACAGAAGTACCATTCAGAAAGAAAGTCACTGACACTGTCTGATAGTTAGAAAGACCCAACTGAGGATCCCATGTTTAATGCCATCAGCAGCCATGTGATCTTGGGCAAGATGCCAATATCTTACACATTCTCTCATTTTACGTCACTCTGGATGATATCTTAAGCCCACACTGAAAACAATAATTCCAAAGCAGCgcaattactgtttttttttcaaagctggAAGGAAACAAATTCCTACAAGTAAAATCCAAGTCACAGTGAGCCCTTGTGAGCGCTGTTACAAAACCAAGGATTAACACTGCAAACCTAAACGCACACACTGGGGACACACTGCAAGATTTATCTAAATATATGCCGCCATTCTTCTATCAGGGTGAAAATCCCCAATTTTCAAAGATGTTTGGCAAGTCTACTTGGTTAGTACATGTCTGGGTACATAGAGATTAGACTGTTCCCACACTGTTATCATATCTTTAAAACCATATATGGACGTGGAGAGGCATGTAGCCATCATGTGAACACAAGCAATGAGAAGAGACTGATATGAGAGATATGAGAGATTGGAAAAGAGTATTTCAAAGACAGAA
This window encodes:
- the cax1 gene encoding cation/H+ exchanger protein 1 isoform X6 — encoded protein: MSHIKSSLMPFDVENLRRRSSTDLEHSGDPEQHPHVPRRQSQTDWLCVGPHHPELGAVETPSPDASAHYFCHFTPKCFLTVPRGGHGTSRSSLSRCGEESWHESTTKTTIRAENEVEAQREANNYKFGFRKWKGNVTEKPIEDRSDIIKGLYSDLSIVKPQGGPVVTFGNIVYVILFGWWISLIYFIICPVMFLTIFGAPYGKLCFKMAWYFFWPFGKSIEKAGDVVKRSVAKPPKCEVIPEERDSDNHKDRVSDKDSRPLLMSSPIPIEVPEPPARKTSKHWCRVSTCVWLLLGYPVLAVVHSLACVLSWLLVFTIPVAKMNARTLTIVLLMAPEDIQIHRLEKQTIECETRVILCCYQAFNVYYYKYTVQGINIFALNMLPLVLFTLIIGYTDREHNVCSAEAKFATAIASIIPLSYYIGMGIASISAQSNFAVGAVVNATFGSITEMTFYITALLQGHNAKTKCYEEVVKSALTGTLLGCILFVPGICMIIGGIKHQEQRFNSRSAGVSSALLFISVGGVFAPTLFSKTFGNLMCESCTNIPGNASVAFICKHCHYDTSSADSQLILSHIEPLVYTISVLLPSAYLIGLIFTLKTHSHIYDIHISDGQGGHAHGAGHHVVHWSRWRALGVLIVSTILMACCADLSTENIEPILTHSRISQYFIGVTVLAMVPELPEIVNGIQFALQNNISLSLEVGSCIAVQVCMIQIPLLVLFNAFYDVGFVLVFSDIHLWASIFSVILVNYIFMDGKCDYFQGTALVVVYLILLALYFFAPSPRSC
- the cax1 gene encoding cation/H+ exchanger protein 1 isoform X4 translates to MSHIKSSLMPFDVENLRRRSSTDLEHSGDPEQHPHVPRRQSQTDWLCVGPHHPELGAVETPSPDASAHYFCHFTPKCFLTVPRGGHGTSRSSLSRCGEESWHESTTKTTIRAENEVEAQREANNYKFGFRKWKGNVTEKPIEDRSDIIKGLYSDLSIVKPQGGPVVTFGNIVYVILFGWWISLIYFIICPVMFLTIFGAPYGKLCFKMAWYFFWPFGKSIEKAGDVVKRSVAKPPKCEVIPEERDSDNHKDRVSDKDSRPLLMSSPIPIEVPEPPARKTSKHWCRVSTCVWLLLGYPVLAVVHSLACVLSWLLVFTIPVAKMNARTLTIVLLMAPEDIQIHRLEKQTIECETRVILCCYQAFNVYYYKYTVQGINIFALNMLPLVLFTLIIGYTDREHNVCSAEAKFATAIASIIPLSYYIGMGIASISAQSNFAVGAVVNATFGSITEMTFYITALLQGHNAKTKCYEEVVKSALTGTLLGCILFVPGICMIIGGIKHQEQRFNSRSAGVSSALLFISVGGVFAPTLFSKTFGNLMCESCTNIPGNASVAFICKHCHYDTSSADSQLILSHIEPLVYTISVLLPSAYLIGLIFTLKTHSHIYDIHISDGQGGHAHGGQYAQEGTSNYHPTGHHVVHWSRWRALGVLIVSTILMACCADLSTENIEPILTHSRISQYFIGVTVLAMVPELPEIVNGIQFALQNNISLSLEVGSCIAVQVCMIQIPLLVLFNAFYDVGFVLVFSDIHLWASIFSVILVNYIFMDGKCDYFQGTALVVVYLILLALYFFAPSPRSC
- the cax1 gene encoding cation/H+ exchanger protein 1 isoform X5; the protein is MSHIKSSLMPFDVENLRRRSSTDLEHSGDPEQHPHVPRRQSQTDWLCVGPHHPELGAVETPSPDASAHYFCHFTPKCFLTVPRGGHGTSRSSLSRCGEESWHESTTKTTIRAENEVEAQREANNYKFGFRKWKGNVTEKPIEDRSDIIKGLYSDLSIVKPQGGPVVTFGNIVYVILFGWWISLIYFIICPVMFLTIFGAPYGKLCFKMAWYFFWPFGKSIEKAGDVVKRSVAKPPKCEVIPEERDSDNHKDRCRVSTCVWLLLGYPVLAVVHSLACVLSWLLVFTIPVAKMNARTLTIVLLMAPEDIQIHRLEKQTIECETRVILCCYQAFNVYYYKYTVQGINIFALNMLPLVLFTLIIGYTDREHNVCSAEAKFATAIASIIPLSYYIGMGIASISAQSNFAVGAVVNATFGSITEMTFYITALLQGHNAKTKCYEEVVKSALTGTLLGCILFVPGICMIIGGIKHQEQRFNSRSAGVSSALLFISVGGVFAPTLFSKTFGNLMCESCTNIPGNASVAFICKHCHYDTSSADSQLILSHIEPLVYTISVLLPSAYLIGLIFTLKTHSHIYDIHISDGQGGHAHGGQYAQEGTSNYHPTGEVPTGHLLAANTCINASIVSTSHIATAGHHVVHWSRWRALGVLIVSTILMACCADLSTENIEPILTHSRISQYFIGVTVLAMVPELPEIVNGIQFALQNNISLSLEVGSCIAVQVCMIQIPLLVLFNAFYDVGFVLVFSDIHLWASIFSVILVNYIFMDGKCDYFQGTALVVVYLILLALYFFAPSPRSC
- the cax1 gene encoding cation/H+ exchanger protein 1 isoform X2, which codes for MSHIKSSLMPFDVENLRRRSSTDLEHSGDPEQHPHVPRRQSQTDWLCVGPHHPELGAVETPSPDASAHYFCHFTPKCFLTVPRGGHGTSRSSLSRCGEESWHESTTKTTIRAENEVEAQREANNYKFGFRKWKGNVTEKPIEDRSDIIKGLYSDLSIVKPQGGPVVTFGNIVYVILFGWWISLIYFIICPVMFLTIFGAPYGKLCFKMAWYFFWPFGKSIEKAGDVVKRSVAKPPKCEVIPEERDSDNHKDRVSDKDSRPLLMSSPIPIEVPEPPARKTSKHWCRVSTCVWLLLGYPVLAVVHSLACVLSWLLVFTIPVAKMNARTLTIVLLMAPEDIQIHRLEKTIECETRVILCCYQAFNVYYYKYTVQGINIFALNMLPLVLFTLIIGYTDREHNVCSAEAKFATAIASIIPLSYYIGMGIASISAQSNFAVGAVVNATFGSITEMTFYITALLQGHNAKTKCYEEVVKSALTGTLLGCILFVPGICMIIGGIKHQEQRFNSRSAGVSSALLFISVGGVFAPTLFSKTFGNLMCESCTNIPGNASVAFICKHCHYDTSSADSQLILSHIEPLVYTISVLLPSAYLIGLIFTLKTHSHIYDIHISDGQGGHAHGGQYAQEGTSNYHPTGEVPTGHLLAANTCINASIVSTSHIATAGHHVVHWSRWRALGVLIVSTILMACCADLSTENIEPILTHSRISQYFIGVTVLAMVPELPEIVNGIQFALQNNISLSLEVGSCIAVQVCMIQIPLLVLFNAFYDVGFVLVFSDIHLWASIFSVILVNYIFMDGKCDYFQGTALVVVYLILLALYFFAPSPRSC
- the cax1 gene encoding cation/H+ exchanger protein 1 isoform X3; amino-acid sequence: MSHIKSSLMPFDVENLRRRSSTDLEHSGDPEQHPHVPRRQSQTDWLCVGPHHPELGAVETPSPDASAHYFCHFTPKCFLTVPRGGHGTSRSSLSRCGEESWHESTTKTTIRAENEVEAQREANNYKFGFRKWKGNVTEKPIEDRSDIIKGLYSDLSIVKPQGGPVVTFGNIVYVILFGWWISLIYFIICPVMFLTIFGAPYGKLCFKMAWYFFWPFGKSIEKAGDVVKRSVAKPPKCEVIPEERDSDNHKDRVSDKDSRPLLMSSPIPIEVPEPPARKTSKHWCRVSTCVWLLLGYPVLAVVHSLACVLSWLLVFTIPVAKMNARTLTIVLLMAPEDIQIHRLEKQTIECETRVILCCYQAFNVYYYKYTVQGINIFALNMLPLVLFTLIIGYTDREHNVCSAEAKFATAIASIIPLSYYIGMGIASISAQSNFAVGAVVNATFGSITEMTFYITALLQGHNAKTKCYEEVVKSALTGTLLGCILFVPGICMIIGGIKHQEQRFNSRSAGVSSALLFISVGGVFAPTLFSKTFGNLMCESCTNIPGNASVAFICKHCHYDTSSADSQLILSHIEPLVYTISVLLPSAYLIGLIFTLKTHSHIYDIHISDGQGGHAHGGQYAQEGTSNYHPTGEVPTGHLLAANTCINASIVSTSHIATGHHVVHWSRWRALGVLIVSTILMACCADLSTENIEPILTHSRISQYFIGVTVLAMVPELPEIVNGIQFALQNNISLSLEVGSCIAVQVCMIQIPLLVLFNAFYDVGFVLVFSDIHLWASIFSVILVNYIFMDGKCDYFQGTALVVVYLILLALYFFAPSPRSC